A stretch of the Lolium perenne isolate Kyuss_39 chromosome 3, Kyuss_2.0, whole genome shotgun sequence genome encodes the following:
- the LOC127339830 gene encoding uncharacterized protein translates to MSPALCHLQEIEILHHRVDESDEPLALALPLLVLHRFAPTVRSAAFDFCSFPEDAPHGHTFPHLKRLVLQDVAVSQGTLQGLLSGCSVLETLLLNDVRSDESVIRRVLINSPSLRIIENGYTVEVVIENAPRLERLITFWAITELITLTPLCSSGYPTHRKLDLGLVKIHQGSGSGKLQSNHAQREGFGSQGFWTKS, encoded by the coding sequence ATGTCCCCCGCCCTCTGTCACCTCCAAGAGATCGAAATCCTCCATCACCGTGTCGACGAAAGTGACGAGCCGCTGGCGCTGGCGCTGCCGCTACTCGTGCTCCACCGCTTCGCGCCGACCGTCCGGTCCGCCGCCTTCGACTTCTGCAGCTTCCCTGAGGACGCGCCCCATGGGCATACTTTTCCGCACCTGAAAAGACTCGTCCTCCAGGACGTCGCCGTCTCGCAAGGCACCCTCCAAGGCCTGCTCTCCGGCTGCTCTGTCCTCGAGACCCTGCTGCTTAACGATGTCCGGTCTGATGAAAGTGTCATTCGCCGTGTGCTCATCAACTCACCATCTCTAAGGATCATTGAGAATGGCTACACAGTTGAAGTAGTCATCGAGAATGCTCCTCGCTTGGAAAGATTGATCACATTCTGGGCTATTACAGAGCTAATCACGCTTACACCCCTCTGTTCATCCGGGTACCCGACGCACAGAAAGTTAGATCTTGGACTCGTTAAGATTCATCAAGGAAGTGGTTCTGGAAAGCTTCAGAGCAACCATGCGCAACGTGAGGGTTTTGGTTCTCAAGGCTTCTGGACCAAATCTTGA